Proteins encoded by one window of Anaerolineales bacterium:
- a CDS encoding HEAT repeat domain-containing protein: MPIPVPNIWQLQTRGDVDALSEALRHPDSGTRRGAAAALRALGAWQAVPALQAALAVENDWQVHAALTAAIDYLDYDIHIETLIRNKDVRGLSKMLNSNRAEDIITACRALGSIGEKLAVEPLVMVFRNPMLPARVRLESAEALLKLKNPPAVVTLLGALRRDDWQVRRNAAGVLGQLGANWALDPLIKALEDVHPSVRRTAAAALRRIGTSEALEAVERYERTLLPEDVDAETSDEATLGEARSTEPKPPTAAQAATESQRKKLSDIITNLRANFASEKDAGTGNLGDGGKSAEKSSEDGAAIKKRDTQPLPRPGTSPLNRETKPRPPGQLGQPAVISGGMPSVVNDTPPTKKKTTDKLPDLPSEPAKPRYDPANLPKTGRLPSLPPVPSQADSPRVVRSGTGTLTPPGGGTGKLNDDLPPGEKPKPD, encoded by the coding sequence CACTGCGGGCGCTTGGCGCGTGGCAAGCTGTGCCAGCCTTGCAAGCCGCCCTAGCCGTGGAAAACGATTGGCAAGTTCACGCGGCACTTACGGCTGCCATCGATTACCTTGATTACGATATTCATATCGAAACCTTAATTCGGAACAAAGATGTACGCGGGCTATCGAAGATGCTGAACAGCAACCGCGCTGAGGATATTATCACCGCCTGCCGTGCCTTAGGGTCGATTGGCGAAAAGCTCGCCGTAGAACCGCTCGTCATGGTCTTTCGCAACCCCATGCTCCCCGCCCGTGTTCGTTTGGAATCAGCCGAAGCGCTGCTGAAGCTAAAGAACCCACCGGCGGTTGTCACCCTTTTGGGGGCGCTGCGCCGTGATGATTGGCAAGTGCGCCGCAATGCAGCCGGTGTTTTAGGGCAGCTTGGCGCAAATTGGGCGCTTGACCCGCTGATCAAGGCTTTGGAGGATGTTCACCCCAGTGTGCGTCGCACGGCGGCAGCCGCCCTTCGGCGCATTGGCACATCGGAAGCGCTGGAAGCGGTAGAGCGTTATGAGCGGACGCTGCTCCCCGAAGATGTAGATGCCGAGACAAGCGACGAAGCCACCCTCGGCGAAGCCCGTTCCACCGAGCCAAAACCACCCACCGCCGCACAAGCAGCAACGGAATCACAGCGCAAGAAACTTTCTGACATTATCACCAACTTGCGGGCAAATTTTGCCTCCGAAAAAGACGCCGGTACAGGGAATCTGGGTGATGGCGGAAAATCGGCAGAGAAAAGCAGCGAGGATGGGGCAGCGATCAAAAAGCGCGACACCCAACCCCTTCCCCGCCCCGGCACCAGCCCCTTAAACCGCGAGACAAAGCCGAGACCACCGGGGCAGCTTGGGCAGCCAGCAGTGATCAGCGGGGGGATGCCCTCTGTTGTAAATGACACGCCGCCCACCAAGAAGAAAACGACGGACAAACTGCCTGACTTACCCAGTGAACCCGCCAAACCACGCTACGATCCCGCCAATCTTCCTAAAACGGGACGGCTGCCCTCGTTACCGCCTGTCCCTAGCCAAGCCGATTCCCCTCGCGTGGTTCGTTCGGGGACGGGAACACTGACCCCGCCGGGTGGTGGGACGGGGAAATTGAACGATGACCTGCCGCCTGGGGAGAAACCCAAACCCGATTAG